Genomic segment of Plasmodium vinckei vinckei genome assembly, chromosome: PVVCY_10:
tttcatcactCTCATCACCTTTGGTAGAAAAATCAATTGcctttaaattattatatgtattatccattgcataataataatttaatccTTTTGTTATTGTAACAATAATTTCTCCTCCACTTTCTGTTAATGAGCCATCATAAATAGCTGCAGCACATATAGAGGTAGATGCAGGATGTATAGAAGTACCTTCTATGATAGAAAAATCTGAACTATGACAATTTTGTGGGCATCGAactttaaatatatgtaccttattttgtaaaacaaaattattatttaatgattTAGTTGTATCTATTAAATCATTAGCACGTATATGACAATCTATGTCTTTTGCATTTCcatcaatattatttgtatttatatttatttttattttattattatatggatAACCAATCCAACTTTTTacattgaaaatataaactttGTTGTCatcactttttattttaacaaAATCACAATACCATGGATCATTATAAGAATTGTTTATTAATATGATATTTTCTAGATTTCCTACATCGGATGCttgaaattttattttttttaatccaGCAGATGTAAATCCTTCATGTAgcatttttgtattactTCTTTTGTTGTTATTACccaataatattatatctatAATTCCAGTAGTACCTGCTTCTATATCTTTTCCTGTTTGAACATAAGcagtatataatttattaccAGACAAGAAATATGTTGCTTCttgtttttcttcatttaatATACCTATACAATCAAAAGTCCAATACTTATATTCTTTCcaaacttttatttttttacatttccaatttctattattatttatttttgaatttaattttacatGAATATATTCTGGATTATCTATATCTTTTCGAACTGAATgtatttttctaaataGCCCTTCTTTTTCACTCCCAATCATTATTTCTTTAGTATTAATACCTTGAGAGTTTGATAAGACTATTGAAACATCACTATATAAATCGATATTATTTGCTTTAGCAGGAACTATTTCaatcatatatttagtTAAATTATCTCCTTCTTTTTGACACTCTGCATAATCAGACATTCCATATTCAAATTTCGCTTTGCACCATTCCTTTCCATTTGCGCTCAGAAAAAAttgcaaaaatataaatccaCAACTAGCCCagttataaattttcattttctttactaaaaatatgaaaaaatatatggaagGGTGTATCTCaactttattatataactattttttttttatgtcctgttaataattttttgtacaCAAATAGCtagctaaaaaaaaaatatgcacaaGTATATGcttaaaaatgttagaCACTAAAAATACCTTTTAGACAAAAATTTATAGGTTAAAAAGGCACACTATTATAGTCTGAAAAAAACttacaatatataaaaaaactataatatgaaaacaaacttatgaatatatatatagagtATGTGTGTGTGCACAAATTTAATAACCCAAGTAACAATAGTTGTTATTCATCACGAATTTGTTCAACAAATTCACCAAATTAAGCAAATGCTTTTCTTATTACTAAATGGTCAATAACAAaatttcatttgtttttgtaCATTTATGCACATTccattttaaatgatatatgaatttttgCATGAATTGGTcagaataaatatattttttttatgatgttcataaaaatagttaatTGACATaatcaaattataaatatagaatgATATATGGATAGTATAtagaataaatatgtaactattttaacaaaaagacgaaaatgaagaaaaatatttatatcaagTGTAACATATGTACACATTTATTTAAGTCTCATTGAGAaagtataataaatatttttcatcaaAGTATACaatgaatatatgtatattttttaatatagcAATACAAGAAAGAgagttattatttttaaaaagtaatataataaaaataattaaaataggcacaaaaaaatatgcacagGCAAGAATTTAATAGACCtatatatgtgcatatagGATACTAACTTAAAGTGTTGTATTTAAAGGACGAAACAAAAGCAACATCGTGTAGGTACATCAAATTTTTAGAATATTCTTtaattataacaaaaaaaagttaataaaaaatgattaaaATTTCGGgatattaaacaaaaattgaatagccaaaaaaataaatatatgaccATGGTAAGCTAGCTATATATTGtgtgcaaaaaaaataaaaaaaaaaagtatgcatatacagattaaattaaaataaaaaacactgtttttttattcagcatatatatgtatgtatttGTTTCTCTACAtaattacatataaaaagataaagtccaaatttaatttttcaaatttttactATCCTATTAATGCCATTTTGGGGTTTTCAATTTTCTTTGTCTTTTTAGGCTCATAGtctaaaaattatgatatttttcatacaatacaaaaatagggaaattataaaaaattgtaataataagaattattttgtataaataagaATCGTAGAATGTGTAAGAAAGGGAATATACAAAggtacatatattttacctGCAAATAGTTGGCCACATGCTGCGTCAATTGCATATCCAAAAGAATttctatttaaaaatgaaagaaaagaaaaacgaTATTAACTGTTGTgcattttgtatattttatttgtttgttaTTTCACTATTTTGACAATACTATACCTATAGAAAAAAGATATTCTATGCTTCCTCAATATTTTCTACAAAAAGATGGGAAaagttttatttgtatgtaaatatgtaaaaaaatatataataaaattaattgcATATTTTATCGGGTTTACTTCGAATTGATGAATTTTCTCTTCTTCATCAAGTCTCTGGAATTCATCACACACATTCTTGGCTAAAATGAAatggaaaaagaaaagggGAATATTTGTAAAAGGTAAAATTCAGGGTAATATGATATGCAATTGTAAAGTGTGTGGGCAAATGTTATACCTTTGTTATAGGGTATTAAGCAGACATTGTATAAATATCTAACAGAAGGAGGCCTTTTAAGTATATGCTCACATAAAGCCTCAGCATGATCTATAGAATCGTTTACATCCTTAATAAGAATATAACTTATCCATACACGTCTACTTGTTTTTGCTATTCTGTCATCTAATAAATCTAAAACTTCATGAAATGGAAATAACTTATTAATGGGTACTAGTTGATTTCTTTCTTCAGTAAATGGGGAATgtaaagaaaaagataaatttaCTTGAGGgaataattcatttaattttttaatcccTGGTAAAAGTCCAACTGTAGATATATTAATTCGTCTACtagataaagaaaaaaaattagagtTGTTAAAAAATCGTATTGCTTCAAAAACATTAGGATTAGCTAGTGGTTCCCCCATTCCCATAAATGagacatttttaatattaacattttttgattgaaaatataatagctGATCTGTTATTTCATCTAACTCTAATTGGCGTTTTATTCCTATTTGTCCAGTTGCACAAAATTTACAAGCAAATGAACAACCTATTTGGCTTGATATACATAAAGATGTATGAGAGCCAAAATCTAATGCGGTTGcttcaattttttctttatctttacattcaaataatattttatatgctctatcatatttatcttCTTTTATTGGTTTTAtacttaatatattttcactaaaaatactttttaaattttttcttatatctgttggtatatttttcatattatttatattaataattttacccttatatatattatcagttatttgttttagtctatatttttcatatctATTCCGTTCAAtcatttttacaatattcATGTATCTCTTTGATCTTTCCATTTTGTTTTGAGATtatgttcattttttcttttattgtATATCATTAAAGTATGTTTTtccatttgtttttttgatttttttttttctaaatatttgcatatatgtatgcattGTAAGTGTGTCACTTTAATAATGGTGGTgaatttgaaatatattttaacaaTAAGAAATTGATATTATTTCTGGACAATCCCCATTGGGAAAATTGTTATGAAAGTAGTTTGTTTATTtgatattcaaaaaatagataTTCATTATGGTTAGTAGAATTTGTATGctaagaaaattatattagtTCTCTTATTTTGACTTTTTCTCAAGCTTATATGGTGTTTTTTCTCCATATGTCATTTTCATGCATATGCATGTATACACTAAAAAATTAgctataattttatatcattattttttcaaacggtataatttattttacaaagCACAACATCCTCtatgaataattatttacattttattgaacggcttataaaaaaaaaaatacctTTGTCGCTTTTAAGATTttcttataaataatttacaaagcatatatataaaaagagtaaaattaaaaattaattacttttaaaatatttgtttaaaatGCTAGATGCCATAAAAAGGGCAACCATCTTCTGATCTATAACGTATAAATAGTATGGGATATGGAGAATAAATCCACGCACACATACATATGCAACTttataaatgcatatatatatatatatatatatatatatataattttgtttacaaaaattgaaaaaaatttaactATAGAGTATGGCCTTACAAATATGGGAATATactaaatttaatatagagaaaatagtaaaagattgaaaaattattaggcatatattatacataattgAGGAATACCTTTTAAGGTGTATGATTATGTAGTGGTTAATGCATAAGCAATTTATGGGttaacgaaaaaaataatatattaccCATCttagaacaaaataatttgaatattttttatatcctaTAAGGTCAAAGGTGTATAAATGTGATTTTAAcgaattttcattttgataATAGATAGGGAAAAAcaaactttttatatttgaacAAAATAAGAAATGTTTACacaaattttgtatatccaatatttttctttataaaatatgagcTTAACCAATTGTGGattttgtatatacaaatatggCTATACATGTTAGGGataaattgtttattatgtttGTTGTGCTTTACAATGATTGCTAATTAgtagtattatttttaaatatgtttgtAATATGttgcaattttttatgaacagTCATAATTTAATGAGCAACGCCTTATTATAAATTGGTGAACTAAAAGAACAAGAGAAATAGTGCTTATAGGTgctttttaattaattataaaaagaaaaaaaaatgtatatatagattATTGAATTGATTTTGTAGggtaaacaattttatgaTACAAACATCGGGTTTAATTTTGACAATAGAACAAGAGGAAAGAcgtatatacaaataattttatgaacACGTAAGGTTAATATGggtatattttgtaattatttgtttttataatatatgaacgggtaatattattacacatatttatagttttcagttttataaaaaatttaaacaatTGTCTTAAATAAaggttttattattttgggGTAGTATAATTAGTTGTACAGACAAttgaatttgaaaaaaaaaaaaaaaagtctAAACATACTGTAACcacataatttaaataaatttgaataattgtaaaataaaatggagACGAAACaagtataaaataaatggaagtatgaaataaaaataaaaggaaaaagaaaaagaaaagaaaaagaaaataaaatacataaaatatgtgcACTTAATTACgcacatataaaaataaatatatacaaaatacacacacacatatataaataaaaaataaaatgtgtgAATAGGAAAATAGTGTAATtaacatattataaataatgaaaaataaaatatttataattaaggtaatttaatttataattatttaaaagtattattatttctatacTGATTATaaagttatatttttcacatATATGATCATATGTGCAATTAACTTGCGCATAACATTATAAATACAcattattgtaaaaaatattttatgtttaataaaaataattttaagtACTTTTAAACACAgtattgtatattttttttttttatgatttaatgtattgcatatttatttcaattaCATAAATGGATTTAGAATAAAGTTCATATTAGGTGtataaaatgaaacataattttaatttcaatGTATATAGTGGTGTGTAATATAAagacatataaaataattaaatatatgagataatatatttacattttttataaacacgTGGATAgcatttgtatatatacaacatAGGTAATACAAACAAATATGCACATATGTCCATTTTATgattattcaaaataaaattttcacttaaaaaattttcaaattatttccctattttattattatttatatatttttttttctcaatTCGTAGtattatgtatgtatatatatgtttatacaAGTGAATAAAAACTGTATTCAacatcatatttataaaattaatttttttattgtacacatatattattatttttttatatttttccgttatttctttttttttgtgaaatatttaaatacagaattaacaatttattattttccctTTCAGAAAAGCACAGTGATTAGGGAGTGAAGAcaagaatattattttaattagtaaataaataaaccaAGTTGAcgacaaatattttttgttatttaaaatataaaaatctttgaatatacatattttctatatttattatgtaaaaaatatttatatatgtaaattagaaagtttatgtatttattactttaaacttgtttttttatacatatataagttATATACTTCCAAGCGTATAttcaatttattaatttatcatatatattagtcAAAATGTGGTTTACAACGAGACAAGACGGTCTTGATGATAATTGTCACACAAACAGAGGCCCCTGTTTTCAAATTAGCGGCTTTTTTGGATCAACATTAAGAAtaggtttttttttagagtTTGTAGCATTaacctttttatttatgtccTATTGGTCAAATGGAGGAAAGGGATTATTTAGttatgatttaaaaaatataagtgaTGATTATAGAATGGATCAATCATTCAGAAATTCTATGGCATTTTGGACtggtatttatttaattggaGCAATATTTGTAATGTCTTTTCAAGTCCTTCTTGCTGATGACACATGGTAGGTGTTATAATCAAACTTTGTATTCATTATGTATTATCACTAGTGTGTGCACACAATTAATCAAAAATtctaacaaaaatatatgcctATTAAAGCTAGTCATTAAGATACTTCACCATTTGATGAGCgatttttttccataattttttaatgcatATTCACACTTTTgttaacatattttatgatttgtttaatttttttagttgGGCAAGAGGATATCGTGCTGGATCCAAAATTTTGAGATTGGCTTCCTTTTTAGACACAATAAGTGCAACAttacaatttattttttatttatatatttcaaaattttatacaaaaaaatggtatTTACACTTTAACGAAGGAGGAAGTGAATGggtcttttttatttttgtcagATTAGTTCATGCATTTTcttgtttattatatggTCTTGCTTGCTATTTATTAGAAGTTTATCACGATGAAGGTGCAGGAGATTtgcatgcatatataaatggcATAATGTTTGCCTTTGCTGGATTAACaggtataaaaaaataagagaTTCATATAACGTTTGTATCTTTGCTTACAAAATGAGAtgcaaattatatatgtttttcttGATGACCCTATATgctataaattttattcgAAGTGTGTTAATCATGCAATTTCTTAATCACTAATTGGTTTGCTAATTCATTTTTGCTTCTTAACTTTTTTAGaaatatttgttatattcTGTAACTCGGGAAGCTACTCAAACTTCTTGCTATGGTTAGCCTTAGGAGCCGTCTCTTTGTGGTCTTACTACTTTGAGCCAGAAGTCAATCATGTATCCCCAGCCTTACATGAAACAGAATTAACAAACGATGTTGAACAACAAGTTGAGAAATTTTCAAGATATACTCCATATCCACAAGATACCCAAAATGCATATTATCCAgcttaattttgtttttatataattgtgtttaaaaaaaataaatgattcatatgtttatttggtgatttataataatagcaaTTTGATactaatattaaataaatgtttaaataattgtgtatatataacgAGAGCAAATATAAGGATATTTGAATAATAGTTCTATAGAACATTGTAatgatttaatttattttttcattgaaaattttctcatttgaaaaatgtgcacatatgtatttatatatattatgatttTCTATGATtagaatgaaaataaaaaagacatGTTACATTtccttttatataataatattatatatatatatacaaaattaattgtGGACTGTTCAAAGAAACTGTTTTATATCAGTACATGTTTGCATTTCAAGcaaattttattgtttctcttttttttgttcttgtttttttctattatttttattatttttttttttgtttttgtttttttttttttcacttttttttgttatactaaaagatttattttttttataaagcaaaaaaaaaaggaaaaacattattatacatttaaaaattacaatATTACAGAAACAAGAACATTTAATATTTGCTCTTTAaacatgttttttattgtatggttttatttaaaataatttggtGTGTGCAATGATAACAAATTTTGTTTGTTCATACCTTTATGGTTTGCAAAATAGAAATATCTCATTGTCTATTTCAAGGGTACAATAATTATTAGACAATTTTGTGAGTTATGGGGTAGggatatattattgtaaatCCCGTTGTTTGTCTAGTTTAGCtgattttttatcactGAAAAGGTTAGCATATtcctatttatattaaacaaATGGCATtgcttaaaatattaaagaaaGAAATGAATAAATGCAAAGATGGCTACctgatatttattatgcatacataCGAAATGGCTAGATCAACCATAGATTGTATGCACACATGTTGATTGATTATAAAATGGaacttttcaaaaaaaatgtaattatattgataaaataaaaacaataagtttaattaatttaacttgtttatataaatttaaaaaggtATGTGTgtgataaaacaaaaaatataaatgtataataaaatataggatatccaaaaaaaaaaaaaaaatagcgaATTGTGAATGGGGAATAAAGCTAGCTAGTATGCATTCgaaaaaatagtatttaTTCCTTACGTAACTCACTCATTTCAACATTcatttttccatatttttcttcatatacatatacaaCAATAGAGCTTTTAGAAATTGccattaatataaaactcGGGACTGGGTTAGAAACCCAAGGTTGAAATGCGCCAGTTGCTGAACCAggattaataaaatatttcccttcaaaattattaatagaaTTTTTGTGTGTGTGCCCActaataattatatcacTATCATATTCTTTTTGCCATTGTAAGAGTGCATTTAAATTACCCCAAGGAATAATTTGATGACCATGAACTAAGGATATTTTAAAGTCgccaattttaatatttattttttctggGAAATCAAAGTTACTATCCATATCTCCTTTAGTTATATGAACAGAGTCagcaatatttttaagcaattctaaattttcattacaTCCTACATTTCCTGTACATAATacatgttttattttgtcaGTCTTCAAAAGTTCTTTAAAACAATCAGGAAGTCCTAAATTTCTCATAGGGGAATGGAAATCTCCAATGACTAAAACAAACTCCCCTATATCTTCTAATTTATCACTCATTTGttatgtataaaataaaaaaaaatgtatcaaTAGGtccatataatatgtataataaaacaaatatatatcacaaCGATTTTATAAGCAATACTTATATAAaagtttaattttttttattagatCGACTAATTATTTCCAGTCTCTAAGCTACTATTGTTactcaaataaataaatatgttcatAATGTATGATctagctattttttttttttttttttttttttttaatttttttttttttcaaatagctattattatttaccaataaaaaaaatgtcgAAGGAAGGAGTAAAAATACACACCTTggaattataatataataattattctaaatatataaaataagatataatatcatttaattatatatatctatacaCCTAcagttttttttctttaaaaaaaaatactaattTTTGTACGCgtaagtaaaaaattagttatgcataagcat
This window contains:
- a CDS encoding vacuolar protein sorting-associated protein 29, putative; its protein translation is MSDKLEDIGEFVLVIGDFHSPMRNLGLPDCFKELLKTDKIKHVLCTGNVGCNENLELLKNIADSVHITKGDMDSNFDFPEKINIKIGDFKISLVHGHQIIPWGNLNALLQWQKEYDSDIIISGHTHKNSINNFEGKYFINPGSATGAFQPWVSNPVPSFILMAISKSSIVVYVYEEKYGKMNVEMSELRKE
- a CDS encoding radical SAM protein, putative, which produces MERSKRYMNIVKMIERNRYEKYRLKQITDNIYKGKIININNMKNIPTDIRKNLKSIFSENILSIKPIKEDKYDRAYKILFECKDKEKIEATALDFGSHTSLCISSQIGCSFACKFCATGQIGIKRQLELDEITDQLLYFQSKNVNIKNVSFMGMGEPLANPNVFEAIRFFNNSNFFSLSSRRINISTVGLLPGIKKLNELFPQVNLSFSLHSPFTEERNQLVPINKLFPFHEVLDLLDDRIAKTSRRVWISYILIKDVNDSIDHAEALCEHILKRPPSVRYLYNVCLIPYNKAKNVCDEFQRLDEEEKIHQFEKILRKHRISFFYRNSFGYAIDAACGQLFADYEPKKTKKIENPKMALIG
- a CDS encoding glideosome associated protein with multiple membrane spans 3, putative — translated: MWFTTRQDGLDDNCHTNRGPCFQISGFFGSTLRIGFFLEFVALTFLFMSYWSNGGKGLFSYDLKNISDDYRMDQSFRNSMAFWTGIYLIGAIFVMSFQVLLADDTCWARGYRAGSKILRLASFLDTISATLQFIFYLYISKFYTKKWYLHFNEGGSEWVFFIFVRLVHAFSCLLYGLACYLLEVYHDEGAGDLHAYINGIMFAFAGLTEIFVIFCNSGSYSNFLLWLALGAVSLWSYYFEPEVNHVSPALHETELTNDVEQQVEKFSRYTPYPQDTQNAYYPA